Within the Echinicola sp. 20G genome, the region CTACTGGTGATCTGGATACCATTCTAGATTCATTGACAGATGATATTGAGTGGAATATTGTTGGAGATAAAACAATCTTGGGAAAGGCTGCTGTACAAAGTGAACTTCAGCAAATGATGCCAAAAGCTCCCCTTAAAATAAGCTTGGACCAAATTATTACCCACGGAAAGGAAGCTGCAGTAAGTGGGAAAATAAAGATGGGTGATGAAAGTCTCTACGCCTTTTGTGACACTTATGAATTTAGCAGCTTCAAAAATCCAAAGATCAAAAAGATGGTTTCTTTCGTTATTA harbors:
- a CDS encoding nuclear transport factor 2 family protein yields the protein MTEKGKFLKNFNEAFATGDLDTILDSLTDDIEWNIVGDKTILGKAAVQSELQQMMPKAPLKISLDQIITHGKEAAVSGKIKMGDESLYAFCDTYEFSSFKNPKIKKMVSFVIKINQLK